In Luxibacter massiliensis, a single genomic region encodes these proteins:
- a CDS encoding zinc-dependent alcohol dehydrogenase yields the protein MSTFKVAVLEDTKKIVFHEAEKKEPGEKQVLVKVDSCAICTLEQRVYNGVMNRYPFAGGHEAAGTVEAAGNKVMGVKPGDKVAIRLLNSCGECYYCRNGHENQCMKSFIAETQECAMGPGGLAEYMMVNAADVYKMADDIDLSHAALSEPLACCVHSIENGKIELGDDVVVIGIGIMGALHIQLAKLKGARVIACEVDEKRLEVAEKMGADVLIHSEKTDAVEEVRRLTDLRGADAVFCTVPAAALAKQAVDMTGKLGRTVFYTSFHPDKPIEISPNKVHSSEQIITGTVNPQKRDFLIATKLLSSKLIDVSELISDKVPLAEVDRAFEEAIRPDTYRIVVRP from the coding sequence ATGTCAACATTCAAAGTAGCTGTTCTGGAGGACACGAAAAAAATTGTTTTTCATGAAGCTGAGAAGAAGGAGCCGGGCGAAAAGCAGGTTCTTGTAAAGGTAGATTCCTGCGCCATTTGTACGCTGGAGCAGAGAGTTTATAATGGCGTGATGAACCGCTATCCTTTCGCAGGAGGACATGAGGCGGCAGGGACAGTAGAAGCTGCAGGAAATAAGGTTATGGGCGTAAAGCCAGGAGATAAAGTAGCCATCCGCCTGCTGAATTCCTGCGGTGAGTGCTATTACTGTAGAAATGGACATGAAAATCAGTGTATGAAGTCCTTTATCGCCGAGACACAGGAATGCGCTATGGGGCCGGGAGGGTTGGCAGAGTACATGATGGTAAATGCTGCGGATGTGTATAAGATGGCAGACGATATTGACCTATCCCATGCAGCTTTATCTGAACCTTTGGCATGTTGTGTGCACAGTATTGAAAATGGAAAGATTGAACTTGGGGATGACGTGGTAGTAATTGGAATCGGAATCATGGGCGCCCTCCATATTCAGCTTGCTAAACTCAAAGGGGCCAGGGTGATTGCCTGTGAGGTAGATGAAAAACGTCTTGAGGTTGCAGAAAAAATGGGGGCAGATGTGCTGATTCATTCTGAAAAGACAGATGCTGTTGAGGAAGTAAGAAGACTTACTGACTTAAGAGGAGCGGACGCAGTGTTTTGTACTGTTCCGGCAGCAGCGCTGGCCAAGCAGGCAGTTGACATGACAGGTAAGCTTGGCAGGACCGTGTTCTATACATCCTTCCATCCAGATAAACCTATTGAGATAAGTCCAAATAAGGTGCATTCTTCTGAACAGATTATTACAGGTACAGTGAACCCCCAGAAGAGAGATTTTCTGATTGCGACAAAACTTCTTTCCTCCAAACTGATCGATGTATCAGAACTGATCTCCGACAAAGTTCCTCTTGCAGAGGTGGACAGGGCGTTTGAGGAGGCGATCCGCCCGGATACATACCGGATTGTCGTCCGGCCATAG
- a CDS encoding sugar-binding transcriptional regulator, producing MKKENMTEEQITEYRRVAFYYYKGGLTQEEIAKKMKMSRQRVNRIIKACVELGIVKITIENMDESNLEIENRIEQKFQLKEVRLVDNIIEENIYCELGDAAGRYLQTLIQNNTIIGFTRGRATSALVDSIPGNQRNGNITVTQLIGNTSEEQGNMGVDEVIYRFAEKFHARTSRLYAPVIVKNKDLKTALTEEPYYKEAYGTIQKCDIAVVGIGTAKSQWKHMVSLYDTNDAKQAEWAKNVVGEVCTHFFDAEGKVVIPPFSDRIIAISLDDYMKIPVRIGVAGSLEKKDAIRAALKGGYVNVLITDLQTAKELL from the coding sequence ATGAAAAAAGAAAACATGACAGAAGAACAGATTACAGAATACAGACGTGTGGCATTTTACTATTACAAGGGCGGACTGACACAAGAAGAAATCGCAAAAAAGATGAAGATGTCCCGCCAAAGGGTAAACAGGATCATAAAGGCCTGTGTAGAACTTGGAATTGTAAAAATCACGATTGAGAACATGGATGAGAGCAACCTTGAAATAGAGAACAGAATAGAGCAGAAATTTCAATTAAAGGAAGTCAGACTGGTAGATAATATAATCGAAGAAAACATATACTGTGAGCTTGGCGATGCGGCAGGCAGATATTTGCAGACGCTGATACAGAACAATACCATCATAGGATTTACCAGGGGGCGGGCAACGTCTGCACTGGTTGACAGTATACCGGGAAACCAGCGGAATGGAAATATTACTGTTACTCAATTGATAGGAAATACGAGTGAAGAACAAGGGAATATGGGCGTTGATGAAGTAATTTACCGGTTTGCGGAGAAATTCCATGCCAGGACATCGCGTCTGTATGCACCTGTTATCGTGAAAAATAAGGATTTAAAGACGGCCTTGACAGAGGAGCCTTATTATAAAGAAGCTTATGGCACGATCCAGAAGTGCGATATTGCCGTTGTGGGAATCGGTACGGCAAAAAGCCAGTGGAAACACATGGTTTCACTCTATGATACCAATGATGCAAAGCAGGCTGAGTGGGCGAAGAATGTTGTAGGCGAGGTATGCACACATTTCTTTGACGCAGAAGGAAAGGTCGTAATTCCTCCTTTTAGCGACAGGATTATTGCTATTTCCCTGGATGATTATATGAAAATACCGGTGAGAATCGGGGTGGCAGGTTCACTGGAAAAAAAGGACGCTATCAGGGCGGCCTTAAAAGGTGGGTATGTCAATGTGCTGATAACTGACTTACAAACTGCAAAAGAGTTGCTGTAG
- a CDS encoding APC family permease: MANNNNNNGGGSLGLVTCVTMLAGGMIGSAIFSLSGLTIYKAGPAALLTWVIAAVIMLGYGLIVAELSTIFPKSGGVFVFPRKTFSKNERTGKLLGWISVWGYINANVIAIAFAAIYVGTYLGAGFPVFADKQIPLAIGSVAIILVLNCIKFSIAGKANTVMVLVLAVTMLIYAGVGLCSDAWDGSTLVPFFTQGVSGAGGFLGSVPTAMVAYGSIVAMAFMVSEVKNPNKTVPQSILIAMIVVVCLFLSVLLATVGLVSADFLSENPGMRYIPLYAAAFTKLAHITWLPKVISISATLALFTTMLVVMALTSRAMQAAAEDGILPAKLGENSKAGVPAFSAVVVAAVSAVISCFPEQTEIIVGFAALFASVTISINCISLIVARKTHERKPGEFRAPGGNGLPVIALALIICCYIPDIIKGGWMIWVFTAVWYIVGIIIFNMRVKK; this comes from the coding sequence ATGGCGAATAATAATAACAATAATGGTGGCGGCTCTCTTGGTTTGGTCACATGTGTGACTATGCTTGCCGGAGGTATGATTGGGAGTGCAATTTTTTCTCTCTCTGGCCTTACAATTTATAAAGCAGGGCCGGCTGCCCTCCTGACATGGGTAATTGCAGCCGTGATTATGCTGGGATACGGATTAATTGTTGCAGAATTGTCCACGATTTTCCCTAAATCGGGCGGCGTGTTTGTGTTTCCAAGAAAGACATTTTCAAAGAATGAGAGAACTGGAAAGCTGCTCGGCTGGATTTCAGTATGGGGATATATCAATGCCAATGTGATTGCAATTGCATTTGCTGCAATTTATGTGGGAACATATCTTGGCGCGGGGTTCCCAGTATTTGCGGATAAACAGATTCCACTAGCTATAGGATCCGTGGCAATTATATTAGTTTTGAATTGTATTAAATTTTCTATTGCAGGAAAGGCAAATACTGTAATGGTACTTGTACTGGCCGTGACTATGCTGATTTACGCGGGGGTTGGACTTTGCAGCGATGCATGGGACGGGAGTACGTTGGTTCCATTTTTTACACAGGGGGTTTCAGGGGCAGGGGGATTCCTTGGGTCAGTTCCGACTGCCATGGTTGCCTATGGTTCTATTGTGGCGATGGCTTTTATGGTTTCAGAGGTAAAGAATCCGAATAAGACAGTTCCACAGTCCATTTTGATCGCAATGATTGTGGTGGTATGTCTGTTCTTAAGTGTTCTCCTGGCCACAGTTGGCCTGGTAAGTGCTGATTTTCTGAGTGAAAATCCTGGCATGAGGTATATTCCGCTTTATGCGGCGGCGTTTACAAAGTTGGCCCATATTACATGGCTTCCGAAAGTTATATCTATTTCCGCGACTCTGGCTTTATTTACGACTATGCTGGTTGTTATGGCACTGACATCCAGGGCTATGCAGGCGGCTGCCGAGGACGGCATTCTTCCTGCAAAGCTTGGAGAGAACAGCAAGGCGGGGGTTCCGGCATTTTCAGCCGTAGTAGTGGCTGCTGTCAGTGCGGTGATCTCTTGTTTCCCTGAACAGACGGAGATTATTGTAGGATTTGCGGCTCTGTTTGCATCTGTGACGATTTCTATCAACTGTATATCACTGATTGTGGCGAGAAAGACCCATGAGAGAAAACCGGGCGAGTTTAGGGCGCCGGGAGGTAATGGGCTTCCCGTTATTGCTCTGGCGCTGATTATTTGCTGCTATATCCCTGATATTATTAAAGGCGGCTGGATGATTTGGGTGTTCACGGCAGTATGGTATATTGTAGGAATCATTATCTTTAATATGAGAGTGAAGAAATAA
- a CDS encoding riboflavin kinase, with product MKYIGELRELKNTCIAFGTFDSVHRGHLKVAQTLAREAARRNLTSVIVSFRKEGEVLTTEREKEFLFQDTGAEIFVSAENEGDTTDETVKEILAGTLGAKALVVGESHRDLEAVRAAASSCGIEVITVKNVEDEEGLITTERVREAFDALDYEKVADLCGHPYIMMGEVVHGKALGRTVGMPTANVGVPNNKLKPDSGVYATLGHVAGGTWKSLTNIGKRPSVDNNDHITIEAFLLNFKQDIYGKPFRLEVHKFIRGVQKFNNLEEVQQQVQKDLQKVKNFLDFLAK from the coding sequence ATGAAATATATCGGTGAATTGAGAGAACTTAAAAATACATGTATAGCTTTTGGAACGTTTGATTCTGTGCACAGAGGACATTTAAAGGTTGCACAGACACTTGCAAGGGAGGCGGCGCGGAGAAACCTCACATCTGTGATTGTAAGTTTCAGGAAGGAAGGGGAGGTTCTTACAACAGAGCGGGAAAAAGAATTCCTTTTCCAGGATACAGGAGCGGAGATATTTGTTTCTGCAGAAAATGAGGGAGATACCACAGATGAAACTGTAAAGGAAATCCTGGCGGGAACATTGGGGGCAAAAGCGCTTGTTGTAGGTGAAAGCCACAGGGACTTAGAGGCAGTGCGGGCAGCGGCAAGCAGCTGTGGGATAGAAGTTATAACCGTAAAAAATGTAGAGGATGAAGAAGGCCTAATCACTACAGAGCGGGTCAGGGAAGCATTTGATGCTTTAGATTATGAGAAAGTGGCAGACCTGTGCGGCCATCCATACATTATGATGGGAGAGGTTGTCCATGGCAAAGCGTTGGGCAGGACAGTGGGGATGCCCACGGCCAACGTGGGTGTGCCGAACAATAAGTTAAAACCGGACAGCGGCGTATACGCCACACTTGGGCATGTGGCAGGAGGCACTTGGAAGAGTCTCACGAATATTGGGAAGAGGCCCTCTGTTGATAATAATGACCACATTACAATTGAAGCCTTTTTGCTGAACTTTAAACAGGATATTTATGGGAAACCATTCAGGCTGGAGGTACATAAATTTATTCGCGGCGTTCAGAAATTTAATAATTTAGAAGAAGTGCAGCAGCAGGTACAGAAAGATTTGCAGAAGGTGAAGAACTTTCTCGATTTCCTGGCCAAATAG